A segment of the Synechococcus sp. CBW1002 genome:
CGCGGCCGTGGAACTGGCCTACAGCGAGGCCCGGTGGTCCGAGGCCCTGTCCATCGGTCAGCAGCTGCTGGGGCAACTGGATCCAGCAGCGAATGCCTCGCTGAAGGTGCGCCTGGAGCTGCTGCTGGGCCACATTCAGCTCTATGGCTTCGGTAATGCCACCGCTGCCGCCGAGCACTACACCACGGTGAGTCAGGCCAGGCCGGCCCCGATCCTGCTGGACATCGCCCAGCAGGGGCTGGAGCATTGCCAGGTGTTGCTCGGCGGCAGCGCGGGGGCTGCACCGGTGCTGGACGGCATCGAGCAAGGGGATGTCGTCCCGGAGGGCTCGTTGCTGGGGAACTCCGATCCTGATCAGGAGCGTGGCGAAGCAGAGAATCCGGCAACCCCAGCGCCAGCTCTGGACGGCACAGCGGCAGCCACAGGCCTGGAAGACGGATCGACGCCGGAGACAATCGAAACGGCCGGTGCGACAGGCGCGGCGTTCCCCTTCACGCCCACGGCGGTGGCCAGGGGAGGAATCGCCATGCCTGCGGCAGCCATGCCCTGGATGGTGGATCTGGGTGCCAGCGATCCCGGAGCCCAGCCCGCGGCAGATGGCGCCGTGGCGATGGCCTCCAATCCCTTTCTGCAAGCTTCACCAGTGATGCCGGCGGGTATCACCGTGCCGCATTTACAGGCGGATCCCCAAGAAGCCGCTGCTGAACCCACAGCGCCGGTGGCTGCAGTGATGGCTGTTGCACCGATCGCGGTGGAGGTGGTGGATGAACCCGAGCTCATCGAGGTGAACCAGGCTGATCCCACCCGGGCCGAGGAGATCGAGGTGGTTCCTGTGGAAGCCAAAGGTGGGGCCAGCCTCACCCTGGAGAAGACCGGGGAGGCAGAAGTTACCGTTCCGCCGCCCCTGTTCACTCCGGAGGAAGAGGAGGAGCTGGCCCGCGGACTGCTGCGGGTGGTGCTGCGCTGAGGGCGCACGCACCACTCCTGACAGAAGCGGGCGTTCAACAACCGGCGATCAACCGGCCACGGCAGCGGAGCGGCGGCGGCGGGTGCGTCCGACCGGCTCCTCCTCCTTGACCGCCACCTGCCGGACGGCTGCGGCAGGTGCAGCCACAGGGGGTGCCACCGCGACAGCGGCGGCAGATGCGGGCGCTGATGCAACGGCCGCTGCAGCGGCCACTGGTTGACGCTGGGGGGCGCCGTTGCCGTTGCGGATGATCTCCCGCCCGCCATCACGACGACCTCGCGGCGCGGGACGGGTATCGGGTTCGGCATCAGCGCGCCCCTTGTAGGCAGGCGTACCGGCCGGGGCGGGCTGCACCAGGCAGATGATCAGCGGCTCCACCTGCAGCTCGCGGCGCAGGCGACGCTGCAGCCCCAGTTCGATCTCGCGCTGCACACCGACCCAGTCGACGTCGGGGGCATTGCCGCCGCTGTTCCGGGCCAGCTGGCTCCAGCGATTCTCGAGCACCCAGTTGATCTCGCGCTCGGTCCAGACCGAGAGCTTGCGGGCATCGGCGGTGGTGACCACGCCGCGCAGATTCACCCGGGGCGGGGCCGCCATCACACCATCGGTGCTGATCACGGTGAGCAGGTTGATCACGCCGTCTTCCGCCAGCTGCTGGCGCTCCTTGAGCACGCGCGCATCGACGATGCCGTTGCGGGAGGCATCCAGCAGCTCGATGCCGGCCTTGACTGCTTCTCCTTTGCGGATCGAATCGGGGGTGAGTTCGACCACATCTCCGTTATCGATCAACAGCATGTTGTCGGCGGGCACCCCCATCGACTGGGCCGTCTTGCTGTGGCAGACGAGCATGCGGTGCTCACCGTGCACCGGCACGAAGTACTTGGGCCGGGTGAGGGCCAGCATCAGCTTCTGGTCTTCCTGGCAACCATGACCCGAGACGTGGATGCCTTCGCCCTTGCCATACACCACCTTGGCGCCGAGCATCATCAGGCGGTCAATCGTGTTGACTACCGAGATGGTGTTGCCCGGAATCGGACTGGCCGAGAAGATGATCGTGTCGCTGCTCTTCACCTGAACCTGCGGGTGCTCACCGCGGGAGATGCGGCTCAGGGCGGCCAGCGGCTCACCCTGGCTGCCCGTCATCAGCAGCAGGGTTTCACGATCGGGAAGATCGCGGATCTGCTTGATCGGCACGAACAGTTCATCGGGGGCACGCATGTAGCCGAGTTCCCTTGCCTTGGCGATCACGTTCAGCATCGAACGACCCAGCAGGCCGACCTTCCGGCCATTCTTGAGTGCTAGCTCCAGAATCATCGCCACCCGATGGATCGAGCTGGCGAAGGTGGTGATGATCACCCGACCCTCAGCCTGGGCGATGTGCTGGTCGAGTTTGGGGAACACGGCCCGTTCCGAGGGCGTGAAGCCGGGTACCTCCGCATTGGTGGAGTCGCTGAACAGACACAGCACACCTTGTTCGCCGTAGTGGGCCAGGCGGGCCATGTCGAAGTGCTCGCCGTCGACCGGCGTATGGTCGAACTTGAAATCACCGGTGAACACCACCACCCCGACCGGCGTGGTGACCGCCAGGGTGAAGCTGTCCGCCATCGAGTGGGTGTTGCGGATGAACTCCACCTTGAAGTGCTTACCCACCTGCACCACATCACGTGGGCCCACCGTCTGAATCACCGTGCGATCGGTGACACCGGCCTCCTCCATCTTTCCCTGCAACAGGGACATGGCCAGGCGGGGGCCATAGATCACGGGGATGGTGAAGTTCTTAAGGTGGTGGGGGATGCCACCGATGTGATCTTCGTGACCATGGGTCACGATCATCCCGCGGATCCGTTTCTGATTCTCACGCAGATAGCTGGTGTCGGGCAGCACCACGTTGACGCCGTGCATGCCATCGCTGGGGAAGGCCAGGCCGGCATCGACGAGCATGATGTCGTCGCCGTATTCGAACACGCAGGTATTCTTGCCGATCTCATGCAGGCCCCCCAGGGGAATCACCCGCAGCGCCGGGGTCTTGCCATTGGCGCCGGGGGAGGAGCTTGGACGAGCGTGGCCGTTCTGATTGGTCATGTAGGAAAAAGGAAAGAAGAAAAAGAAAGAGACCGATGAAGCGAGCGTAAGGACGGATGGCGGTCCGTCGTCGGGCAGCGCAAGCCTTGGCGTCAGGTAGGACGCAGGGCAGCCAGGACAGAGATGAGGCGTTGACGCACGTCGGTATCAGCGGAAAGAAGGGGAAGACGGGGAGCACCCACCGGCCAGCCGCAGATCTCCAGGGCGGCTTTGACGGGGATGGGATTGGTGGTGCAGAACAGGGCTTTGCACAGGGGCAGCAGCTGCTCATGCAGCGCCAGGGCAGCGGCGGCATCGCCAGCGAGGAAGGCCTGGATCATGGCCTTGATCTGGGGGCCGGCCACGTGGCTGGCGACGCTGACCACCCCGACGGCCCCCACGGCCAGCATCGGCAGGGTGAGGGCATCGTCGCCGCTGTAGATCGCCAGCCGATCCCCGCAGAGCAGGCGCAGCTGGCTCACTTCTTCGGTGGTGCCGCTGGCGGCCTTGAAACTGACCACGTTGGGCAGATCCAGCAGGCGAACCACGGTGTCGGGGGCCAGGCTGCAGGCGGTGCGTCCGGGGATGTTGTAAAGCATCAGCGGCAGCTGGGGCGCTGCCTCGGCCACAGCCCGGAAATGGGCTTCCAGGCCCGCCTGGGGAGGCTTGTTGTAATACGGCACCACCACCAGGGCGGCATCGGCACCCAAGGCAGCCGCGGCTCGGGTGGCCTCCACCGCCTCGGCAGTGCAGTTGCTGCCGGAGCCGGCAATCAGTTGGGCCCGGCCGTCGATCGCCTCCTTCACGGCGGCGAACAGACGGTGCTCCTCCTCCCAGCTGAGGGTGGGAGATTCGCCGGTGGTTCCGCACACCAGCACCCCATCGGAGCCATGGCTGACCAGGTGATCGGCGAGGCGGCCAGCCAGCTCCAGGTCCACCGACCCATCGGCGGCAAAGGGGGTCACCATGGCGGTGACGACCCGGCCGAAGGGCGCGTTCATCCAGGGCGATGGTGCCGTGTTCCCAGGGCTCAAGCGGCACCTCCGGCAGAAACGGTCGCCGCCGTCAGGCCGGCAGGATCGCGCAGCAGCTCGGCGATCTGGATGGCATTGAGGGCCGCACCCTTGCGGATCTGATCACCGCAGAGCCAGAGCTCCAGCGCGTTGGGGTCGCTCAGGTCCTGGCGGATCCGCCCCACCGCCACCGGGTCGCGGCCGGTCACATCGGTGGGCATCGGGAAGCGGTTGGCCTCG
Coding sequences within it:
- a CDS encoding ribonuclease J, which gives rise to MTNQNGHARPSSSPGANGKTPALRVIPLGGLHEIGKNTCVFEYGDDIMLVDAGLAFPSDGMHGVNVVLPDTSYLRENQKRIRGMIVTHGHEDHIGGIPHHLKNFTIPVIYGPRLAMSLLQGKMEEAGVTDRTVIQTVGPRDVVQVGKHFKVEFIRNTHSMADSFTLAVTTPVGVVVFTGDFKFDHTPVDGEHFDMARLAHYGEQGVLCLFSDSTNAEVPGFTPSERAVFPKLDQHIAQAEGRVIITTFASSIHRVAMILELALKNGRKVGLLGRSMLNVIAKARELGYMRAPDELFVPIKQIRDLPDRETLLLMTGSQGEPLAALSRISRGEHPQVQVKSSDTIIFSASPIPGNTISVVNTIDRLMMLGAKVVYGKGEGIHVSGHGCQEDQKLMLALTRPKYFVPVHGEHRMLVCHSKTAQSMGVPADNMLLIDNGDVVELTPDSIRKGEAVKAGIELLDASRNGIVDARVLKERQQLAEDGVINLLTVISTDGVMAAPPRVNLRGVVTTADARKLSVWTEREINWVLENRWSQLARNSGGNAPDVDWVGVQREIELGLQRRLRRELQVEPLIICLVQPAPAGTPAYKGRADAEPDTRPAPRGRRDGGREIIRNGNGAPQRQPVAAAAAVASAPASAAAVAVAPPVAAPAAAVRQVAVKEEEPVGRTRRRRSAAVAG
- the dapA gene encoding 4-hydroxy-tetrahydrodipicolinate synthase, whose protein sequence is MNAPFGRVVTAMVTPFAADGSVDLELAGRLADHLVSHGSDGVLVCGTTGESPTLSWEEEHRLFAAVKEAIDGRAQLIAGSGSNCTAEAVEATRAAAALGADAALVVVPYYNKPPQAGLEAHFRAVAEAAPQLPLMLYNIPGRTACSLAPDTVVRLLDLPNVVSFKAASGTTEEVSQLRLLCGDRLAIYSGDDALTLPMLAVGAVGVVSVASHVAGPQIKAMIQAFLAGDAAAALALHEQLLPLCKALFCTTNPIPVKAALEICGWPVGAPRLPLLSADTDVRQRLISVLAALRPT